In the genome of Burkholderia diffusa, one region contains:
- a CDS encoding glycosyltransferase family 2 protein yields the protein MKNRRTASLCVECILLLIVLACSQVVHDTASRPFADAVRIGMPAADAAERSAAYAGVGPRAARASTDAASLLEPAPARFAPVAIDPDTLLVPCVAYLWLFTVLTCVYAARHYVFSLDRLFKPQHAPYQAVTHGEWPRLTVFVAAHNEEAVVVDCLMALLATTYPHDRLTIIPVNDRSTDNTRVLIDEVRALAPGLIQPFHRESGKPGKAAALKDALRFIRGDIMVVFDADYLPRPGLLKELVAPFFDPEVGAVMGRVVPQNADSNLLARLLDLERAGGYQVNQQARNNLNLVPQYGGTVGGIRKGALDAVGGWCDDTLAEDTDMTYRLLLSDWRTVYLNHAECYEEVPERWAVRARQLTRWAKGHNQTLLRHLGPVLRNPLISRRCRLDGALLLGVFLMPALLAIAWGTAITLYLLNGVNSTALGLLVSLFALFGFSTFGNFGVFFEIVVAARLDGRATRLRLVPVNVVGFCVTIAAVVSALWGLVLDAALRRELKWDKTERFRRQLKPGR from the coding sequence CGCATCGGCATGCCCGCGGCAGATGCGGCGGAGCGCAGCGCCGCCTATGCCGGCGTCGGGCCGCGCGCGGCGCGCGCGTCGACCGACGCGGCCTCGCTGCTCGAACCCGCGCCGGCCCGTTTCGCGCCGGTCGCGATCGACCCCGACACGCTGCTGGTCCCCTGTGTCGCCTACTTATGGTTGTTCACGGTCCTGACCTGCGTGTACGCGGCACGGCATTACGTGTTCAGTCTCGATCGTCTGTTCAAGCCGCAACACGCGCCTTATCAGGCTGTTACCCACGGCGAATGGCCGCGGCTCACGGTGTTCGTCGCCGCGCACAACGAAGAAGCCGTCGTCGTCGATTGCCTGATGGCACTGCTCGCGACGACCTATCCGCACGACCGGCTGACGATCATTCCGGTCAACGACCGTTCGACCGACAACACGCGCGTGCTGATCGACGAGGTGCGGGCGCTGGCGCCCGGGCTCATCCAGCCGTTTCACCGCGAGAGCGGCAAGCCCGGCAAGGCGGCCGCGCTGAAGGACGCGCTGCGCTTCATCCGCGGCGACATCATGGTGGTGTTCGATGCCGACTATCTGCCGCGTCCCGGGTTGTTGAAGGAACTGGTCGCGCCATTCTTCGATCCGGAAGTCGGAGCGGTGATGGGCCGCGTCGTGCCGCAGAACGCCGACAGCAACCTGCTCGCGCGGCTGCTCGATCTCGAGCGCGCGGGCGGCTATCAGGTCAACCAGCAGGCGCGCAACAACCTGAACCTGGTGCCGCAGTACGGCGGCACGGTCGGCGGTATCCGCAAGGGCGCGCTCGATGCGGTCGGCGGCTGGTGCGACGACACGCTCGCCGAGGATACCGACATGACCTATCGGCTGCTGCTGAGCGACTGGCGCACGGTCTACCTGAATCACGCCGAATGCTACGAGGAAGTGCCCGAGCGCTGGGCTGTGCGCGCGCGGCAACTGACGCGCTGGGCGAAGGGGCACAACCAGACGCTGCTGCGCCATCTCGGTCCGGTATTGCGCAATCCGCTGATCTCGCGGCGTTGCCGGCTGGACGGCGCGCTGCTGCTCGGCGTGTTCCTCATGCCCGCGCTGCTCGCAATCGCGTGGGGCACCGCGATCACGCTCTATCTGCTCAACGGTGTCAATTCGACGGCGCTCGGCCTGCTCGTGTCGCTGTTCGCGCTGTTCGGGTTCAGCACCTTCGGCAATTTCGGCGTGTTCTTCGAGATCGTCGTCGCCGCGCGGCTCGACGGTCGGGCGACGCGCCTGCGGCTGGTGCCCGTCAACGTGGTCGGCTTTTGCGTGACGATCGCGGCCGTCGTCTCCGCGCTATGGGGGCTCGTGCTCGACGCCGCGTTGCGCCGCGAACTGAAATGGGACAAGACCGAGCGTTTTCGCCGGCAATTGAAACCGGGGCGGTGA
- a CDS encoding polymer-forming cytoskeletal protein, with product MTTFNVMVPVAGVLSLPFLPLLHELIRRSDVAALPIGDGPFVDQALLATRWRDALRAHASGARPADSSTVPPWHALGLLVRHDDEIRVVRDAHCDDVLYADRAITLDGGARATYAFAEQRIDVHAGATIGMLAHAPHIDVDSAVLRGVVVGGTVHLHGAGGFACLYGEPIIFGKAPVLPADDTAVAPRRAISLTRHFSKLPHRYVHGRYLLPCDVRLPAHTVVQGNLVVDGTLVLGDGCVLRGSVKAHRVELERHALLHGSVFARDDVLLASGSCIDGVVSAGGLLRLTGARIGVAGHPVSACARDVSVVGHACVHGDLVACRSGWFHASR from the coding sequence ATGACGACCTTCAATGTGATGGTGCCGGTGGCTGGCGTTCTGAGCCTGCCGTTCCTGCCGTTGCTGCACGAGCTGATCCGGCGCAGCGACGTGGCGGCACTGCCGATCGGCGACGGGCCGTTCGTCGATCAGGCGCTGCTCGCCACGCGCTGGCGCGATGCGTTGCGCGCGCACGCGAGCGGTGCGCGGCCGGCCGATTCGTCCACGGTGCCGCCGTGGCATGCGCTCGGGCTCCTGGTGCGGCATGACGACGAGATCCGTGTCGTGCGCGACGCGCATTGCGACGACGTGCTGTACGCGGATCGCGCGATCACCCTCGACGGCGGCGCGCGGGCCACGTATGCGTTCGCCGAGCAGCGTATCGACGTTCATGCCGGCGCGACGATCGGCATGCTCGCGCACGCGCCGCATATCGACGTCGATAGCGCGGTGCTGCGTGGCGTGGTGGTGGGCGGGACGGTACACCTGCACGGCGCCGGCGGCTTCGCGTGCCTGTACGGCGAGCCGATCATTTTCGGCAAGGCGCCGGTGCTGCCCGCCGACGATACGGCCGTCGCGCCGCGCCGTGCGATCTCGCTGACGCGCCACTTTTCCAAACTGCCGCATCGCTACGTGCACGGCCGCTACCTGCTGCCCTGTGACGTGCGTCTGCCCGCACATACGGTCGTGCAGGGCAACCTCGTCGTGGACGGCACGCTGGTGCTCGGCGACGGCTGCGTGCTGCGCGGCAGCGTCAAGGCGCATCGCGTCGAACTCGAGCGTCACGCATTGCTGCACGGTTCGGTGTTCGCGCGGGACGACGTGCTGCTCGCCAGCGGCAGCTGCATCGACGGCGTCGTGTCGGCCGGTGGCCTGCTGCGCCTGACCGGCGCGCGCATCGGTGTCGCAGGCCATCCTGTCAGCGCCTGTGCGCGCGACGTCTCGGTCGTCGGCCATGCATGCGTGCACGGCGACCTCGTCGCATGCCGCAGCGGCTGGTTTCACGCATCCCGTTAA